The Terriglobia bacterium genome contains a region encoding:
- a CDS encoding sensor histidine kinase, with translation MTNTIIQKFKDWQERRQIPAAPLRAELFREVLIVAAVTLFAQGTFLKLAGIPWIGHGPRGLLFMTLQPAAWLLGAMLCHRAARNPKLMGAARAYLFVGVVETVTLATVGFPYAQYGAVMVLTIVLAGLFISREYVIAWTLAACGVQLSQMDYVNWNWNQYAAWCVVYLTAGWLVTLFAKHLESLFESNRIAEERQRSAIVAERTRFARDIHDTLAQGLTGIMMQLNAAEQRMEESSGSVRSCIEKARQLATESLEEARRSVSALRAGALGNGTLLDAIAQIGNKLLADSSVKLETRLEGQPYSLAESCENNLLRIAQEALTNAVRHAEASSIFIFLAYRTGSVHLEIGDSGRGMSGGEPAGFGVDGMRERARQMGGEIKILSDPGRGTRILVTVPNA, from the coding sequence ATGACGAACACGATAATCCAGAAATTCAAAGACTGGCAGGAACGGCGGCAAATACCCGCCGCGCCGCTGAGGGCTGAATTGTTCCGCGAAGTCCTTATCGTTGCTGCGGTGACGCTGTTTGCTCAAGGAACATTTCTCAAGTTGGCCGGCATTCCGTGGATCGGACATGGTCCCCGCGGCCTGCTGTTTATGACACTGCAGCCGGCAGCCTGGTTGTTGGGAGCGATGCTTTGCCATCGGGCGGCCAGAAACCCCAAATTGATGGGTGCTGCCCGGGCTTACCTTTTTGTCGGAGTCGTCGAGACCGTTACACTGGCAACGGTGGGATTTCCCTATGCCCAGTACGGCGCCGTTATGGTCCTGACTATTGTTCTTGCGGGCCTCTTCATCAGCAGGGAGTATGTGATCGCATGGACGCTGGCTGCCTGCGGCGTGCAGCTTTCGCAGATGGACTATGTGAATTGGAATTGGAATCAATACGCGGCATGGTGTGTCGTCTACCTGACGGCCGGCTGGCTGGTGACGCTGTTCGCCAAACATCTGGAATCGCTTTTCGAGTCCAATCGCATTGCAGAAGAACGGCAACGGAGCGCGATCGTTGCGGAACGCACACGGTTTGCCCGAGATATCCATGACACGCTGGCTCAGGGTCTCACCGGCATCATGATGCAGTTGAACGCCGCCGAACAGCGCATGGAAGAGAGTTCCGGATCGGTTCGCAGCTGTATCGAAAAGGCACGGCAACTCGCAACCGAAAGCCTGGAGGAAGCCCGGCGCTCGGTCTCGGCATTGCGCGCAGGCGCCCTTGGAAATGGAACACTGTTGGATGCCATTGCGCAGATCGGCAACAAGCTGCTTGCGGATTCGAGCGTCAAACTGGAAACGAGGCTCGAAGGTCAGCCGTATTCCCTAGCGGAATCCTGTGAAAACAATCTTCTACGGATCGCACAGGAAGCCCTTACGAATGCCGTGCGGCATGCGGAGGCTTCGAGTATTTTTATTTTCCTGGCATACCGTACCGGCTCGGTTCATCTGGAGATCGGCGACAGCGGCCGGGGCATGAGCGGCGGTGAGCCTGCGGGCTTTGGAGTGGACGGCATGCGCGAGCGGGCCCGCCAGATGGGCGGCGAAATCAAAATCCTGAGTGACCCGGGACGCGGCACTCGTATCCTGGTGACCGTTCCCAATGCCTGA
- a CDS encoding carboxypeptidase regulatory-like domain-containing protein, whose translation MKRLFMAAALLFCLGMSSTNIFAQFGNATVEGFVQDASGAYIPGVMVTAANTQTGVAIPVITNESGAYTIPSLLPGTYKLTAELPGFKTRVLNDLQLGANTTGRYNFTLDVGAAAETVEVTAQATALIAESSPTIGQVLTQKTVTDLPLVSTNVLNLINTMPGVQGGIYSSTATFAGIPAGESGVNTTRDGLSVQEGRYAYGVGSTTLLNPDMVGEFRVILAPVDAETGRGNGQVQISTRSGTNQFHGAGVWNLTNSALNANTWTNNKQVVRGVWTPGQPNWQNENEYTFDLGGPIKKNKTFFFFLFDQQLERDRTQMRPVVLTDCARNGIFRYWDSYQNGNINTLQSALGTANPVYGPSVDSFGAPLMPAINPNGTPYTGQLRYFSVFGPLLNTPARPDCSDAVVQPGVSWDPNRKAMDPAGFSKRYLQYMPHANVFDGGDGLNTAIYQWQYALDGTGDLNTAYGVSFVANNHQENLKLDHNFNSRNKVAINGSYQTIPNDYIPVSGPTVQWPGGYLSKTLRKPRVLTVNLTSTLSSALLNEGRFGYRANWHYVWAPWEVPDVSARQVPLSLMLNGQGGIPITYSPAGVNGLTTVSFTCSTGCAQQGNYTPLFQWADTLSWTKGKHAFKVGVDLRYTYTYGYETPAAPIPKALGGAGNNPNTKFTANAAIPNFAANNATNANSLLYFLSGSLNSAQMYYYVSSPTNPQWQDFSVHARKLSYVNQNDWATFVKDDWKVRPDFTLNIGLRYEHYGTPYSHNGLTPQPVGGGLALLGVTGRSFSDWLKPGVGPVNLANQTQIELVGPNSANPSRGLYKNDWKTLGPAVGFSWQPPWEGKGKTNIRGGYQISYVKPGNLGNLVNDNLLNPGFSTLAMTSGPLDGSYFDLTNLPSMVPIAPTVQPLAPFPITKPTQNLYAFQTNTPNPYIQNLTLSVTREITRKLSLDVRYIGTRGLKLDGIWDLNIPNVFYNAPLFNAFETVRKGGNDPLFDQIFMGLNLNPGVAGCDPSNPAALCGAVNGTTQTGSQALRLSSTFRTALANGDYNSLASALNVFNGTGTGASGTVNFGTSGERGTVLKRANLGFNVAGGNSGSTIPSNYVAPAGLFPANWINANPQVNSAFYETNTGKSNYNSLQVQTNIRAAQGLTFQGTYIWSRSLALSPSSYTNPANRDPDYNLAPTHVTQDLRANYTYALPIGTGRTLLGNTGKWIDRVVGGWQTSGLIQASSGNPVSITASNTLYGNGVPDVVGPFSAKPFGHVQWSGNAGNVFGGRYTANTADPQCAQIAAVLQPYCTLLAVTDSTTGHIVLQQPQPGHRGTLGQKTLELPGTWDFDAALTKVIRLSESKSFQIRMDSTDVFNHPLMGAPNLSTNTSTSPFGSIQTKNNSHRMFKAQLRLNF comes from the coding sequence ATGAAACGTCTATTTATGGCAGCAGCCCTGCTGTTTTGCCTTGGTATGTCGTCGACCAACATATTTGCGCAATTCGGTAATGCAACGGTTGAGGGATTCGTGCAGGATGCCAGCGGCGCCTACATTCCCGGCGTGATGGTGACGGCGGCAAACACACAAACCGGTGTTGCGATACCAGTCATCACCAATGAATCCGGGGCTTACACCATTCCCAGCCTTCTGCCGGGAACTTACAAGTTGACTGCAGAGCTGCCGGGCTTCAAGACGCGAGTCTTGAACGACCTTCAACTCGGCGCCAACACCACGGGGCGTTACAACTTCACGCTCGATGTGGGCGCGGCGGCGGAAACGGTTGAAGTCACCGCGCAGGCAACGGCGCTGATTGCCGAGTCATCTCCGACGATAGGCCAGGTTCTGACGCAGAAGACGGTCACTGACCTCCCCCTGGTGAGCACCAATGTGCTCAACCTCATCAACACGATGCCGGGCGTCCAGGGCGGTATCTATTCATCAACAGCAACCTTCGCCGGCATCCCCGCAGGTGAAAGCGGCGTCAACACGACGCGAGACGGCCTCAGCGTCCAGGAAGGACGCTACGCCTATGGAGTGGGTTCGACGACTCTCCTGAACCCGGACATGGTCGGCGAGTTCCGTGTCATCCTCGCGCCCGTCGACGCGGAAACAGGGCGCGGCAACGGACAGGTTCAGATCAGCACACGTTCGGGAACCAACCAGTTCCATGGCGCCGGCGTGTGGAATCTTACCAACTCCGCGCTCAATGCCAACACGTGGACGAACAACAAACAAGTCGTTCGGGGCGTGTGGACCCCGGGCCAGCCGAATTGGCAGAACGAGAACGAATACACGTTCGATCTTGGCGGACCGATCAAGAAAAATAAAACATTCTTCTTCTTCCTGTTCGACCAGCAATTGGAGCGCGACCGCACGCAGATGCGGCCTGTCGTGCTGACCGACTGCGCAAGGAACGGGATTTTCCGGTACTGGGACTCATACCAGAACGGAAACATTAACACCTTGCAAAGCGCCCTCGGTACCGCCAATCCGGTCTACGGTCCCTCCGTGGATTCTTTCGGCGCTCCTCTGATGCCGGCCATCAATCCTAACGGCACTCCATATACAGGACAGCTTCGATACTTCAGCGTCTTCGGCCCGCTGTTGAACACGCCGGCCAGGCCGGACTGCTCCGACGCCGTTGTCCAACCGGGCGTTTCGTGGGATCCCAACCGGAAGGCTATGGATCCGGCCGGATTCAGCAAGCGATATCTGCAATACATGCCGCATGCCAATGTTTTTGACGGCGGTGATGGTCTCAACACCGCGATATATCAATGGCAATATGCCCTGGATGGGACGGGAGACCTGAATACGGCTTACGGAGTCAGCTTCGTTGCCAACAACCATCAAGAGAACCTTAAGCTCGACCACAACTTCAATTCACGCAACAAAGTTGCGATCAACGGCAGTTATCAGACGATACCGAATGACTACATCCCGGTTTCGGGTCCAACCGTGCAGTGGCCCGGTGGATATCTTTCGAAGACGCTTCGGAAGCCTCGTGTTTTGACGGTCAACCTGACATCGACGCTGTCATCGGCGCTGCTCAATGAAGGCCGCTTCGGTTACCGGGCAAACTGGCATTATGTCTGGGCGCCCTGGGAAGTTCCCGATGTCAGTGCGCGGCAGGTCCCGCTCTCATTGATGCTGAACGGACAGGGAGGCATCCCGATCACCTACTCTCCCGCCGGTGTCAACGGACTGACCACGGTCAGTTTTACCTGCTCGACCGGTTGCGCCCAGCAAGGCAATTACACGCCGCTGTTCCAATGGGCGGACACGCTCAGTTGGACGAAGGGTAAGCACGCGTTCAAGGTAGGCGTGGACCTGCGTTATACCTATACCTACGGCTATGAAACGCCTGCGGCGCCCATCCCCAAAGCTTTGGGCGGCGCGGGAAATAATCCCAATACGAAATTCACGGCCAACGCGGCTATACCGAATTTCGCAGCCAACAACGCGACCAATGCGAACAGCCTGTTGTATTTCCTTTCAGGGTCCCTCAACAGCGCGCAAATGTACTACTACGTTTCCAGCCCGACTAATCCGCAGTGGCAGGACTTTTCGGTCCACGCCAGGAAGCTCAGCTACGTGAATCAGAACGACTGGGCCACGTTCGTGAAAGACGATTGGAAAGTGCGCCCGGACTTCACACTCAACATTGGCCTGCGGTACGAGCATTACGGAACCCCCTACTCCCATAATGGATTGACACCACAGCCGGTCGGCGGAGGGCTCGCCCTGCTCGGAGTGACGGGCCGAAGCTTCAGCGATTGGTTGAAGCCGGGCGTGGGCCCCGTGAATCTCGCCAATCAGACGCAAATCGAACTGGTAGGACCAAACAGTGCGAATCCAAGCCGTGGATTGTACAAGAACGATTGGAAGACTCTTGGGCCGGCCGTCGGCTTTTCCTGGCAGCCCCCCTGGGAGGGAAAGGGAAAGACCAACATTCGCGGCGGTTATCAAATCAGCTACGTCAAACCCGGAAATCTTGGCAACCTCGTCAACGATAATTTGCTGAATCCGGGCTTCAGCACTCTCGCTATGACCAGCGGGCCACTGGATGGCAGTTACTTCGATCTGACAAATCTCCCCAGCATGGTCCCCATAGCCCCAACGGTGCAGCCGCTGGCGCCGTTTCCGATTACGAAACCGACTCAGAACCTCTACGCTTTTCAAACCAACACACCGAATCCCTACATCCAGAACCTGACGCTTTCGGTCACTCGAGAAATTACACGGAAGCTGAGTCTCGATGTCCGTTACATCGGAACGCGCGGCCTGAAGCTGGACGGTATATGGGACCTCAACATTCCGAATGTGTTTTACAACGCTCCACTGTTCAATGCCTTCGAGACGGTGCGCAAGGGTGGAAACGATCCGCTGTTCGACCAGATTTTTATGGGGTTGAATCTCAATCCCGGCGTGGCGGGATGTGATCCTTCCAACCCGGCTGCCTTATGTGGCGCCGTCAATGGCACGACGCAGACGGGATCTCAGGCTCTTCGGTTGAGTTCAACATTCAGGACCGCCCTGGCCAACGGCGATTACAATAGCCTTGCCAGCGCCCTCAATGTTTTCAACGGCACCGGAACCGGAGCTAGCGGAACGGTCAATTTCGGTACTTCCGGGGAACGCGGCACCGTGCTCAAGCGCGCGAACCTGGGATTCAACGTGGCGGGGGGAAACAGTGGAAGCACTATCCCCTCGAATTATGTAGCCCCCGCCGGGTTATTCCCCGCAAATTGGATCAACGCCAATCCCCAGGTTAATAGCGCGTTTTATGAAACCAACACCGGCAAGTCCAATTACAACTCGCTGCAGGTTCAAACCAACATTCGGGCCGCGCAAGGCCTGACTTTTCAGGGCACCTATATCTGGTCGCGGTCGCTGGCGCTTTCCCCCAGCAGCTACACCAATCCTGCGAACAGAGACCCTGACTATAACCTTGCCCCGACTCACGTGACGCAGGATTTGCGCGCAAACTACACTTACGCACTGCCGATTGGAACGGGTCGCACGCTGTTGGGCAATACCGGCAAATGGATCGATCGCGTCGTCGGGGGATGGCAAACCAGCGGGCTTATCCAGGCCAGCAGCGGGAACCCCGTCAGCATCACTGCGAGCAATACGCTGTATGGCAACGGTGTGCCGGACGTCGTCGGGCCCTTTTCGGCAAAGCCCTTCGGGCACGTTCAGTGGAGCGGCAACGCCGGAAATGTCTTCGGCGGCAGGTACACCGCAAATACCGCCGATCCTCAATGCGCCCAGATCGCTGCAGTGCTCCAACCCTATTGCACGCTGCTGGCGGTCACGGATTCCACTACCGGCCACATCGTACTTCAGCAACCTCAGCCGGGACATCGAGGTACTCTCGGTCAAAAGACGCTGGAACTTCCTGGAACCTGGGACTTCGACGCGGCGCTGACGAAGGTCATCCGGCTCTCGGAGTCGAAGAGCTTCCAAATCCGCATGGATTCGACCGACGTCTTTAACCATCCCCTCATGGGAGCCCCGAACCTGTCCACCAACACCAGTACTTCACCCTTCGGGAGCATCCAGACGAAGAATAACAGCCATCGGATGTTTAAGGCGCAACTCCGGTTGAACTTCTGA
- the oxlT gene encoding oxalate/formate MFS antiporter: protein MNRWVRLWSAFVGMVMIGNLQYAWTLFAQPMVKAHAQQHWHLSDVQWGFGLFIAAGTWTMPFLASFIDKTGPRILMVFSGVVCAIGWGSLGHVETLTSFYAFYAMAGIGVACVYACGVAMAVKWFPDRRGMASGLITAGYGMGAAAFNPLFERLIRTIGYSDTFFWTGITHGVVIALAGIVMVNPPSTYKVAAAAVKPKVRRHDLEFTSSEMLRTPQFYFLFVAMLSIGIGGLMVTAQLKPVATDFKISAGAVLVALVLTPLANGFSRILWGWVSDHLGRERTMFTAFLLQAFFLVAATTLGRTSDVMFVVLMVLVFLTWGELYVLFPAVSGDFYGSKNSAQNYSFLYSAKGFAALLGSGIAATLLEKTGTWNYAFYGSAALALVSAMMALLVRRIPLPQKSAPHALSVQSTTAS from the coding sequence ATGAATCGATGGGTACGGTTGTGGTCCGCCTTCGTCGGGATGGTGATGATCGGCAACCTTCAGTATGCCTGGACGCTGTTTGCCCAGCCGATGGTCAAGGCGCATGCGCAACAGCACTGGCACTTATCCGATGTCCAGTGGGGTTTTGGTCTGTTCATCGCCGCAGGCACCTGGACCATGCCGTTCCTGGCGTCGTTCATCGATAAAACCGGTCCGCGGATTCTGATGGTCTTCTCGGGGGTCGTTTGTGCCATCGGTTGGGGTTCGCTGGGACACGTCGAGACTCTGACTTCGTTTTACGCCTTCTACGCAATGGCGGGCATCGGCGTGGCCTGCGTTTACGCCTGTGGAGTGGCGATGGCGGTGAAATGGTTTCCGGACCGGCGCGGGATGGCTTCGGGCCTCATCACTGCCGGATATGGAATGGGCGCGGCGGCCTTCAATCCGCTGTTCGAACGGCTGATCCGGACCATCGGCTATTCCGACACGTTCTTCTGGACCGGTATTACGCACGGAGTCGTGATCGCGCTGGCCGGCATCGTGATGGTGAACCCTCCTTCGACGTATAAAGTCGCGGCGGCGGCCGTGAAGCCCAAAGTCCGGCGTCACGATCTCGAATTCACTTCGTCGGAGATGCTGCGCACGCCGCAGTTCTATTTTCTTTTCGTGGCGATGCTTTCGATCGGAATTGGCGGGCTGATGGTGACTGCGCAACTCAAGCCGGTAGCCACCGACTTCAAGATTAGCGCGGGAGCGGTGCTGGTGGCGCTGGTACTGACGCCGCTCGCCAATGGCTTCAGCCGCATCCTGTGGGGCTGGGTATCGGATCATCTCGGCCGTGAGCGCACCATGTTCACGGCGTTCCTGCTCCAGGCCTTCTTTCTGGTTGCCGCCACAACGCTGGGGCGCACCAGCGACGTGATGTTCGTCGTGCTGATGGTACTCGTGTTTCTCACCTGGGGAGAACTCTACGTGCTGTTCCCTGCCGTCTCGGGCGATTTCTACGGCAGCAAAAACTCCGCCCAGAATTACAGTTTTCTGTATAGCGCGAAGGGCTTTGCAGCCTTGCTCGGCAGCGGCATCGCCGCCACGCTGTTAGAAAAGACCGGCACCTGGAACTATGCCTTTTACGGCAGCGCCGCCCTCGCTCTTGTATCCGCCATGATGGCGCTGCTCGTCCGCAGGATTCCTCTGCCTCAAAAAAGCGCTCCACACGCCCTCAGCGTCCAGTCGACTACGGCGAGCTAG
- a CDS encoding malate synthase, with translation MFEIRANLEHEYSDVFTPEALVALDALAKFDDERKSVLATRTARRAARFRNKERIAFLDPSATIGRTKIKVQDARAGNFIGSEIPKDLQRQWTQGTGPAAKPNTPLDKSIRNIAYALLSGADGWMFDGEDALGQTNTMSLDNQRNLKLAIHRDAAFMKPAELVAAEMNQWAKGFFGKPIISDWVKQLDFTTKIFRARGLHLEDRHIRSTKGGGFSASIVDATLFLVNNHKRLRQDGCSLALYLPKIQTAEEAALWSDILSALEQHLGLPDGAVKVYVLVEQIEATFQLMEIRAALGKHFIGFNTGRWDYINSVSDALAWDKDFVNPNIDAIIMTYGYMRIYEDRVRRACSTPDKLGQFALWQGGMEPNIPVGSEAGVSAAMKKAVAGAEREQREGACGKWVAHWKMVHIIRPVWEKAGEANQMGRKFPPLTYTSADADGLILLEPAPRTVRGARDLLSVAVQYGNAFGQGLQAAALKPADFFGNEDVLYLMEDMATGEIRLSILWEWLHKNATFTADDPETGVKAGDQFTADLCKRLLAEEYEKLRKATNRDVHDDSKNTTLPIARAIAETYVLDDVKLPWFVDLLNINLNNYDLTEAKRRIRLLADAFRKDGTRITENLDFDRKGSAGGV, from the coding sequence ATGTTCGAAATCAGGGCGAATCTCGAGCACGAGTACAGCGACGTTTTTACGCCGGAGGCTTTGGTGGCTCTGGACGCTCTGGCCAAATTCGACGATGAACGGAAATCCGTTCTGGCCACCCGCACCGCCCGCCGTGCGGCACGATTTCGGAACAAGGAGCGCATCGCGTTCCTCGATCCCTCAGCCACCATCGGGCGCACGAAGATAAAGGTGCAGGATGCGCGGGCCGGGAATTTCATCGGCAGCGAGATTCCAAAAGACCTGCAACGCCAGTGGACCCAGGGTACAGGCCCGGCCGCGAAGCCGAACACTCCGCTCGACAAGAGCATCCGCAATATCGCTTACGCTCTGCTTTCCGGCGCCGATGGCTGGATGTTCGACGGCGAAGACGCGCTCGGGCAGACCAACACGATGTCGCTCGACAACCAGCGGAACCTCAAGCTGGCAATCCATCGCGATGCCGCATTCATGAAACCGGCAGAGCTGGTTGCCGCGGAGATGAACCAATGGGCCAAAGGTTTCTTTGGAAAACCGATTATCAGCGACTGGGTTAAGCAACTCGATTTCACCACCAAGATCTTTCGTGCGCGCGGCCTGCACCTGGAGGACCGACACATCCGCTCCACAAAAGGCGGCGGATTTTCGGCCTCGATCGTCGATGCGACGCTGTTTCTTGTGAACAACCACAAACGTCTCCGGCAGGACGGCTGCTCGCTTGCGCTTTACCTTCCGAAAATCCAGACCGCCGAAGAAGCGGCACTGTGGAGCGACATTCTGTCTGCGCTCGAGCAGCATCTCGGACTGCCCGACGGCGCTGTGAAGGTCTATGTCCTTGTCGAGCAAATCGAAGCCACATTCCAGTTGATGGAAATTCGAGCGGCGCTGGGAAAACACTTCATCGGATTCAATACCGGCCGCTGGGACTACATCAATAGCGTGTCGGATGCGCTGGCCTGGGATAAGGACTTCGTGAATCCCAATATCGACGCAATCATCATGACGTACGGCTACATGCGGATCTACGAAGATCGCGTCCGCCGCGCCTGCAGCACTCCGGACAAACTGGGCCAATTCGCTTTATGGCAGGGAGGCATGGAACCGAATATTCCAGTGGGCTCGGAGGCCGGCGTCTCCGCCGCCATGAAGAAGGCCGTCGCGGGTGCGGAGCGCGAGCAGCGCGAAGGGGCCTGCGGAAAGTGGGTGGCGCACTGGAAGATGGTGCACATCATCCGCCCGGTCTGGGAAAAGGCCGGAGAAGCCAATCAGATGGGACGCAAGTTCCCGCCGCTCACCTATACCAGTGCCGACGCGGACGGTCTCATTCTGCTTGAGCCGGCGCCGCGCACCGTTCGCGGCGCGCGCGATCTGCTGAGCGTTGCGGTGCAGTACGGTAACGCCTTCGGCCAGGGCTTGCAGGCCGCGGCGTTGAAGCCGGCGGACTTCTTCGGAAATGAAGACGTGCTGTATCTGATGGAAGACATGGCTACGGGTGAGATTCGCCTCAGTATTCTCTGGGAATGGCTCCACAAGAATGCGACGTTCACCGCGGACGATCCCGAAACCGGAGTCAAGGCGGGCGATCAATTTACGGCAGACTTGTGTAAGCGCCTTCTGGCTGAAGAGTACGAGAAGCTGCGAAAGGCCACCAATCGCGACGTGCACGACGATTCCAAGAACACGACCCTGCCGATCGCGCGCGCAATTGCCGAAACCTATGTCCTGGATGACGTCAAGCTGCCGTGGTTTGTGGATCTGCTGAATATCAATCTGAACAACTACGATTTGACCGAGGCGAAACGCCGCATCCGCCTGCTCGCGGACGCGTTTCGCAAGGATGGAACCAGAATCACGGAGAATCTGGATTTCGACCGCAAGGGCAGCGCGGGCGGGGTGTAG
- a CDS encoding LiaF domain-containing protein, producing MATEEKRPVPPRRREFRSSEPVVGIIILALIVFFFVNGPGSHASERHGKITDANFDETAVLGAVDRQNDSQNFRSGEANAFLGAVKLDLRDAVMQGSEATIDITTVMGAVELHVPANWTVVNHVTPVLGGVDDHTRAGDSSKRLIVEGTVLMGGLQIGN from the coding sequence ATGGCCACAGAAGAAAAGCGACCGGTGCCGCCGAGGAGACGTGAGTTTCGTTCAAGCGAGCCGGTGGTCGGAATCATCATTCTCGCACTGATCGTGTTTTTCTTTGTAAATGGCCCCGGTTCACACGCATCGGAGCGGCACGGCAAAATCACGGATGCGAACTTTGATGAAACGGCGGTTCTCGGCGCCGTCGATCGTCAGAACGATTCGCAGAACTTTCGCAGCGGCGAAGCGAACGCCTTCCTCGGCGCGGTAAAGCTGGACCTGCGGGATGCGGTGATGCAAGGCAGCGAAGCCACAATCGACATCACCACTGTCATGGGCGCGGTCGAACTTCATGTTCCCGCGAACTGGACCGTCGTCAACCATGTCACTCCGGTGCTCGGCGGCGTCGACGACCATACGCGGGCCGGTGACAGCAGCAAGCGGCTGATCGTCGAGGGCACCGTACTTATGGGCGGGCTGCAGATCGGGAACTAG
- a CDS encoding ATP-binding protein, whose translation MHIEDKVLDAMGRAMGKFSMLRPGDRVAVGVSGGKDSLTLLHALVAYRKRAPFPYEVIAVTLEQGKFKLPILALEEKIRALGVEWIVREDAATLRLIADSVEHGCNVCSRNRRYNLYKIVSELGCSTLALGHTADDCAESLLRNILFNGRIASLPPVSQSQKGSVRLIRPLVYVTEDMSTEYAKSRGFLPIACVCSEKESIRREIRAFLDSMKSRHIGISDSITAALGNVNLYTLFGEKPPALEALSDDVCTPSEF comes from the coding sequence ATGCATATCGAAGACAAAGTCCTGGATGCGATGGGACGGGCGATGGGGAAGTTCTCCATGTTGCGCCCGGGCGATCGCGTCGCCGTCGGCGTCTCCGGGGGAAAAGACAGCCTCACCCTGCTTCATGCCTTGGTTGCATACAGGAAGCGCGCGCCATTTCCTTATGAAGTGATCGCAGTGACGCTGGAGCAGGGCAAGTTCAAGCTTCCGATTCTTGCCCTGGAAGAGAAGATCCGGGCTCTTGGCGTCGAGTGGATCGTTCGTGAAGATGCCGCAACGCTTCGGCTCATCGCCGACAGCGTCGAGCATGGCTGCAACGTCTGCAGCCGCAACCGGCGCTACAACCTTTATAAGATCGTTTCCGAACTTGGCTGCTCGACTCTCGCGCTCGGCCATACCGCGGATGATTGCGCGGAATCGTTGCTTCGGAACATTCTGTTCAATGGCCGCATTGCCTCATTGCCTCCTGTATCTCAATCTCAGAAGGGAAGTGTGCGGTTGATCCGTCCGCTGGTATACGTTACGGAGGATATGTCGACGGAGTATGCGAAAAGCCGCGGCTTTCTTCCGATCGCGTGCGTCTGCAGTGAAAAAGAAAGTATTCGCCGCGAGATCCGGGCGTTTCTCGACTCGATGAAGTCCCGGCACATCGGGATTTCGGACTCTATCACTGCCGCCCTGGGGAACGTGAATTTGTACACTCTGTTTGGAGAGAAGCCGCCCGCGCTCGAAGCTTTGAGCGATGACGTATGCACGCCATCCGAGTTCTGA
- a CDS encoding response regulator transcription factor has translation MHAIRVLIADDHPVFRQGLLAILRNESEFKVVGEATDGRQALELTRKLNPDILLLDLVMPQLTGLETLRELAGTPAPVRTILLTASIEKEQIAQALQLGARGILLKDAPTDVLLSGIRTVMSGQFWVGQDKVTDLVEILRSYMPAEEQPKAPKKTFGLTARELDVVAAIVSGFTNREIAGKFSISEQTVKHHLRNIFDKVGVSNRLELALFAINHQLVSPVNG, from the coding sequence ATGCACGCCATCCGAGTTCTGATCGCCGACGACCATCCTGTTTTCCGCCAGGGTCTGCTTGCCATTCTCAGAAACGAATCCGAGTTCAAGGTCGTCGGCGAAGCCACCGACGGCCGCCAGGCCCTCGAACTGACGAGGAAGCTGAATCCGGACATTCTTCTCCTCGACCTGGTGATGCCGCAGTTGACCGGTCTCGAGACGCTGCGCGAACTTGCCGGAACACCGGCACCGGTACGGACGATCCTGCTGACGGCATCGATCGAGAAAGAACAGATCGCGCAGGCCCTGCAACTGGGGGCCCGCGGCATTCTTTTAAAGGATGCGCCGACGGATGTTCTGCTATCGGGCATTCGCACCGTCATGAGCGGGCAGTTCTGGGTGGGACAGGACAAGGTCACCGATCTGGTCGAAATTCTTCGCAGCTACATGCCCGCCGAGGAACAACCGAAAGCGCCGAAGAAGACATTTGGTCTGACTGCGAGGGAGTTGGACGTCGTCGCCGCCATCGTCTCCGGCTTTACGAACCGCGAAATTGCAGGGAAGTTCTCCATCAGCGAACAGACCGTGAAGCATCATCTGCGCAACATCTTCGACAAGGTGGGCGTTTCAAACCGGCTGGAGCTTGCGCTGTTCGCCATCAACCATCAATTGGTTTCCCCCGTAAACGGATAG